One Ignavibacterium album JCM 16511 genomic region harbors:
- a CDS encoding HAMP domain-containing histidine kinase has protein sequence MRVIKENNQEFHSFTLSLKQLERSSSQNGTVFVEKNDENFSGINGKDSALRRILNFTKRINSHNSLQDIISDFKNEVKSLTFFNEPEIFLINDKTSNCFPLNTNCKENISAFVRRNLSAGVIDWIAETGSYKIIPYGNYNSLSFGLNCLIIPIFNSGKFRGVLSTITSFTELDKNSHELQLLTTLLNIVFSKIQYELTKNELNNVYSELQAVQSKLENDYKLAALGELAYRSIEEISSPIQVILSYADLLKREYPEIDDEMTDLIKKKVYDIKSILERLVKFITTDDKAKKVVPCSVNEVIVEFRKLIDPALNAENCECVVDLEENIPSILSNKNYLNQIFINGFSLINPLTEPGGGVIIQSRYSKQRIVVKMLFTKSVDLNKINEQDVGLNILKSLMDKHEGEFLINSDEATGSTLVFSFPLIRKVRE, from the coding sequence TTGAGAGTAATTAAAGAAAATAATCAGGAATTCCACTCATTCACTCTTTCGCTTAAACAACTTGAGCGAAGCAGTTCACAAAACGGAACTGTGTTTGTGGAAAAGAACGATGAAAACTTTTCCGGAATCAACGGAAAGGATTCGGCACTAAGAAGGATTCTAAATTTTACCAAAAGAATAAATTCACACAACAGTCTTCAGGATATAATTTCCGATTTCAAGAATGAAGTAAAAAGTCTTACATTTTTTAATGAGCCGGAAATATTTCTGATCAATGACAAAACCTCTAATTGTTTTCCACTTAATACAAATTGTAAGGAAAATATTTCTGCTTTCGTCAGAAGAAACCTGAGTGCCGGTGTCATTGATTGGATTGCTGAAACAGGAAGTTATAAAATAATTCCTTATGGAAATTATAACTCTCTTTCTTTCGGATTGAATTGTCTTATCATTCCGATTTTTAACAGTGGAAAGTTCAGGGGAGTACTTTCTACAATTACTTCGTTTACTGAACTTGATAAAAATTCCCACGAGCTTCAGCTGCTTACAACCTTGCTGAATATTGTCTTCTCAAAAATCCAATATGAACTGACTAAGAATGAATTAAACAATGTTTATTCAGAACTTCAGGCAGTTCAATCAAAACTAGAAAATGATTATAAACTTGCTGCACTTGGTGAACTCGCTTACAGAAGCATTGAAGAAATTTCATCTCCAATTCAGGTTATACTTAGTTATGCTGATTTACTGAAGCGCGAATATCCCGAGATAGATGATGAGATGACTGATCTTATAAAGAAGAAAGTTTATGATATTAAATCAATACTTGAAAGATTGGTTAAGTTTATCACAACAGATGATAAAGCAAAAAAGGTCGTTCCTTGTTCAGTTAATGAAGTAATAGTTGAATTCAGAAAATTAATTGACCCGGCATTGAATGCAGAAAATTGTGAATGTGTTGTGGACCTCGAAGAAAATATTCCATCAATTCTTAGTAATAAAAATTATCTAAATCAGATTTTCATCAATGGATTCAGTCTTATAAATCCTTTAACTGAACCTGGCGGTGGAGTAATAATTCAAAGCCGTTATTCGAAACAAAGAATTGTAGTTAAAATGCTATTCACAAAATCAGTTGACCTGAACAAAATAAATGAACAGGATGTTGGTCTTAACATTCTTAAATCTTTGATGGATAAGCACGAAGGAGAATTTCTTATCAACTCTGATGAAGCAACCGGTAGCACTTTGGTATTTTCATTTCCATTAATCAGAAAGGTAAGAGAATGA
- the flgG gene encoding flagellar basal-body rod protein FlgG — translation MSTRALRTAASGMYAQQINIEVISNNIANMNTTGFKKNKPEFQDLMYQEVAVNPINSSAPGIKSTGTEVIQVGNGVKPSSTQKIFLQGDLVPTNNLLDLAIQGDGFFQIRKPDGTFVYTRDGSFKVNAEGIIVTSSGYSLDPEIRIDENSVGFSVSRDGVIELQQRDGTNIPIGNIQLVRFLNPAGLMALGDNLYAETEASGVPIFGTPGLDGFGEIHQGFLESSNVDVVEEMISMITAQRAYEINSKTVKTVEEMMTMANNLKRG, via the coding sequence ATGAGTACAAGAGCACTAAGAACAGCAGCTTCCGGAATGTATGCACAACAGATAAACATTGAAGTAATCTCCAATAACATTGCGAATATGAATACAACCGGATTCAAAAAGAATAAACCTGAGTTTCAGGATTTAATGTATCAGGAAGTTGCCGTTAATCCGATAAATTCATCTGCTCCCGGAATTAAATCAACGGGAACGGAAGTGATTCAGGTTGGTAATGGTGTTAAACCATCATCAACACAAAAAATATTTTTACAAGGTGATCTTGTTCCAACAAATAATTTACTTGACCTTGCAATTCAGGGTGATGGATTTTTCCAGATAAGAAAACCTGATGGAACATTCGTTTATACACGAGATGGTTCTTTCAAAGTAAATGCAGAAGGAATTATTGTAACAAGCAGCGGATATTCACTTGATCCGGAAATAAGAATTGATGAAAACTCAGTCGGTTTTTCTGTTTCAAGAGATGGTGTGATTGAACTTCAGCAAAGAGATGGAACAAATATTCCAATTGGGAATATTCAGTTGGTCAGGTTTTTAAATCCGGCAGGACTAATGGCACTCGGAGATAATCTTTATGCAGAAACTGAAGCCAGTGGCGTTCCGATTTTCGGAACTCCTGGATTAGATGGCTTTGGAGAAATTCATCAGGGTTTTCTTGAATCTTCAAATGTTGATGTTGTTGAAGAAATGATTTCAATGATAACTGCTCAAAGAGCTTATGAGATAAACAGCAAAACTGTGAAAACAGTTGAAGAGATGATGACGATGGCTAATAATCTTAAAAGAGGTTAA
- a CDS encoding flagellar hook-basal body protein: MIKGIYHAARSLETQNKNLERIANNLANLNTIGYKREGMFVQILNQLGGPQIKSPVDLRQGEVFETKNPLDVAIIGVGLFVVKTEKGYEYIRNGNFQISQEGFLVDKEGRKVIGKNGEINLSEYQLDENNILSISRNGEIKVGENSVDNLLIAKVNEDNYEYRKEGLNFDSLSDIEEFADENEYQILQGYLEESNVNPIQEMENMIRVSKDYESSYKMVISLDESLQKSVDIGKI, translated from the coding sequence ATGATCAAAGGAATTTATCACGCTGCACGAAGTCTTGAAACTCAGAATAAAAACCTGGAAAGAATTGCAAACAATCTTGCCAATCTTAATACTATCGGATATAAAAGGGAAGGAATGTTTGTGCAGATTCTTAATCAACTTGGTGGACCACAGATTAAAAGTCCTGTTGATTTAAGACAAGGTGAAGTCTTTGAAACAAAAAATCCGCTTGATGTTGCAATTATTGGAGTTGGTTTATTTGTAGTTAAAACTGAGAAAGGATATGAATATATCAGAAACGGAAATTTTCAGATTTCACAGGAAGGTTTTCTTGTTGATAAAGAAGGCAGAAAAGTTATTGGCAAAAATGGTGAAATAAATTTATCAGAATATCAGCTCGATGAAAATAATATACTTTCTATCTCGAGAAATGGTGAAATAAAAGTCGGAGAAAATTCAGTTGATAATTTATTGATTGCAAAAGTAAATGAAGATAATTACGAATATAGAAAAGAAGGTCTTAATTTCGATTCATTATCTGATATAGAAGAGTTTGCTGACGAAAATGAATATCAGATATTGCAGGGTTATCTGGAAGAATCAAACGTTAATCCGATTCAGGAAATGGAAAATATGATTCGTGTTTCGAAGGATTACGAATCATCTTATAAAATGGTTATTAGTCTTGATGAGTCATTACAAAAATCAGTAGACATAGGAAAAATCTAA
- a CDS encoding flagellar basal body L-ring protein FlgH, producing MKKLFSIIVFITVAIFPQEMRKNAAYSLFSDEKAARVGDAITIIVVESSIASNNAETKSGRETNLSFDLSGQLDKTKLPSGSLDIGSGNDFKGSGSTKTSGVIQTKISATIDSVLANGNLIIRGSKKITINGEEQLISIKGIVRTSDVRADNSVLSYNISDAEITFEGNGIVSDVQSPGLLTKFLRMLF from the coding sequence ATGAAAAAATTATTTTCAATTATTGTGTTCATAACAGTTGCAATTTTTCCTCAGGAGATGAGAAAGAATGCAGCTTATTCGCTTTTCTCAGATGAAAAAGCAGCAAGAGTTGGTGATGCAATTACAATTATAGTTGTTGAATCATCAATCGCATCAAACAATGCAGAAACAAAAAGCGGAAGAGAAACAAACTTAAGTTTTGATCTATCGGGACAGTTGGATAAAACTAAATTACCTTCAGGCAGTCTTGATATTGGAAGTGGAAATGACTTTAAAGGTTCGGGTTCAACTAAAACTTCAGGGGTTATTCAGACAAAGATAAGTGCCACTATTGATTCGGTTTTAGCAAATGGTAATCTGATTATCAGAGGAAGTAAAAAAATTACAATCAATGGTGAAGAACAATTGATTTCCATTAAAGGAATCGTAAGGACATCTGATGTTCGTGCTGATAACTCAGTTCTATCTTACAACATTTCCGATGCAGAAATTACATTCGAAGGAAATGGAATCGTAAGCGATGTTCAATCACCAGGGCTTTTAACAAAATTTTTAAGAATGCTTTTTTAG
- a CDS encoding HDOD domain-containing protein: MTDLSLQQKRERTTKIISNILNLNVIPKVVFELMKILDNPNTTAGELNKIISKDQALVTKILSVANSPLYGLQRKVATIDFAILVLGFKELKSIISVISISDALKNKTDKYLNQKEFMLHSYMVGAASKKIAKDMGFQNSGEAFIAGFLHDIGISVVHRYLHSNFALIFDLMENQKMTFRDAEVEVNGMTHEEIGSFLLEKWNFPAEICDAVLNHHNPGKAQISPAMASIVSVSDYMTQSLKVGELKLDKDNHLDDYTLSKFNFEKELDAEKFAAKYKDLFWEQLEFVRFLN, encoded by the coding sequence ATGACTGATTTATCCTTGCAGCAAAAACGCGAAAGAACAACAAAGATTATTTCCAACATTCTGAATCTGAATGTTATTCCCAAAGTTGTTTTTGAGTTGATGAAGATACTTGATAATCCTAACACAACAGCCGGCGAGTTGAATAAAATTATAAGCAAAGACCAAGCACTTGTTACAAAAATTCTTTCTGTTGCAAACTCACCTTTATATGGATTGCAAAGAAAAGTTGCAACTATAGATTTTGCTATTCTTGTTCTTGGATTCAAAGAATTGAAAAGTATTATCTCGGTAATTTCTATTTCCGATGCTCTGAAAAATAAAACCGATAAATATCTGAACCAGAAAGAATTTATGCTTCACTCTTATATGGTTGGAGCTGCAAGTAAAAAGATTGCAAAGGATATGGGATTCCAAAATTCTGGCGAAGCATTTATCGCCGGCTTTTTGCACGATATCGGAATTTCGGTTGTGCATCGTTACCTGCATTCCAACTTTGCACTGATATTCGATCTTATGGAAAATCAGAAAATGACTTTCAGAGATGCTGAAGTAGAAGTTAACGGAATGACGCACGAAGAAATCGGAAGTTTTTTGTTAGAGAAATGGAATTTCCCGGCTGAGATTTGCGATGCAGTTTTGAATCATCATAATCCTGGCAAAGCACAGATAAGCCCTGCTATGGCTTCGATCGTAAGTGTATCGGATTATATGACTCAATCACTTAAAGTTGGTGAACTGAAATTAGATAAAGACAATCATCTCGATGATTATACTTTGAGTAAATTTAATTTCGAGAAAGAACTTGATGCTGAAAAATTTGCAGCCAAGTATAAAGATCTCTTCTGGGAACAACTTGAATTTGTAAGGTTTTTAAATTGA
- a CDS encoding HDOD domain-containing protein, which produces MNNFTENIEAKREWSKKMLAGIRNLPPVPFIMVEISKLLDNPRTGAADLGKIISKDQAMVAKILSVANSPLYGLPRRVSTIEFAIVILGFDQIKNIVIAFSMMEAFRTKEDRRWNRRSYWVHSLMVASAAKRIADDLGIRKSGEAFTAGLLHDLGISVIQKYFNDDFQKINNLVEQQQMRFINAEEKILGISHQEIGKYLIEKWNLPSALGEAILYHHQPSLAEEEKKLAAVVHLADYMTQRFQIGGFNWDESIDLDLGVIEILQLGDESYLESLIESYHELFKVNLESLNL; this is translated from the coding sequence ATGAATAATTTTACCGAGAATATTGAAGCAAAAAGAGAGTGGAGCAAAAAGATGCTCGCAGGAATCAGGAACCTTCCTCCTGTTCCTTTCATTATGGTTGAGATTTCAAAACTTCTTGATAACCCTCGCACCGGTGCAGCTGATCTTGGAAAAATTATAAGTAAAGATCAGGCAATGGTTGCAAAAATTTTAAGTGTTGCCAATTCTCCTTTATACGGTCTGCCTCGTCGTGTTTCAACAATTGAATTTGCGATAGTAATACTTGGCTTTGATCAGATAAAAAATATTGTTATCGCATTTTCAATGATGGAAGCATTTCGTACAAAAGAAGACAGAAGATGGAACCGAAGAAGTTACTGGGTTCATTCGCTTATGGTTGCCAGTGCTGCTAAAAGAATTGCTGATGATCTTGGAATCAGGAAATCCGGAGAAGCTTTTACTGCCGGCTTGTTACACGATCTCGGAATTTCTGTAATTCAGAAATATTTCAATGATGATTTTCAAAAGATAAATAATCTTGTCGAGCAACAGCAGATGCGGTTCATAAATGCTGAAGAAAAAATTCTTGGCATATCTCATCAGGAAATAGGAAAGTATCTTATTGAAAAGTGGAATCTTCCTTCAGCACTTGGCGAAGCAATTCTTTATCATCATCAGCCCTCTCTTGCAGAAGAAGAAAAAAAGCTTGCAGCAGTTGTTCATCTTGCAGATTATATGACACAGAGATTTCAAATCGGTGGCTTCAACTGGGATGAAAGTATTGATCTTGATTTAGGAGTGATTGAAATACTTCAGCTTGGAGATGAAAGTTATCTTGAAAGTTTAATCGAGAGTTATCACGAATTATTCAAAGTAAATTTAGAATCACTTAATCTATAA
- the flgA gene encoding flagellar basal body P-ring formation chaperone FlgA, whose translation MILIFVISLSVALSAQNFNSEVEKYLNQKLGGYDKIEFSVLNGVKNYNYKIDESRELKIKGATAYLPVKYSDGNKSVNSILTLQIKLFKVVPVAVKEIRRKEEIEANSFELQSVDITSLKYSDAVNVSELNSVRAKSLIKAGQVITPDLVEKIPVVQSGSRIMVECIKGSVVISTEAIARQDGKVNEVIDILTSSNELLKAKVINSQKVLIE comes from the coding sequence GTGATTCTGATTTTTGTCATATCGCTTTCAGTTGCGCTTTCAGCTCAGAATTTTAATTCTGAAGTTGAAAAATATCTCAATCAGAAACTTGGTGGTTATGATAAAATAGAATTTTCTGTTCTTAACGGAGTAAAAAATTATAATTATAAAATAGACGAAAGCCGTGAACTGAAAATTAAAGGTGCAACAGCATATCTGCCTGTCAAATATTCTGATGGAAATAAATCAGTCAATTCCATACTTACCTTACAAATTAAGTTATTCAAAGTTGTTCCGGTTGCAGTTAAGGAAATCAGAAGAAAAGAAGAAATTGAGGCAAACAGTTTTGAACTTCAGAGTGTTGATATCACATCATTAAAATATTCAGATGCTGTAAATGTTAGTGAACTCAATTCAGTTCGTGCAAAAAGTTTAATAAAAGCAGGTCAGGTGATTACACCAGATTTGGTAGAAAAGATTCCGGTTGTTCAATCAGGTTCAAGAATAATGGTGGAGTGTATTAAAGGTTCGGTTGTCATAAGCACAGAAGCTATTGCCAGACAGGATGGTAAAGTGAATGAAGTAATTGATATTCTCACTTCATCTAATGAACTATTAAAAGCAAAAGTAATTAACTCACAAAAAGTTTTAATTGAGTAA
- a CDS encoding sigma-70 family RNA polymerase sigma factor: MKYLNLVHYVIRKTPLSKNQVLDERDFFQYGIEGLSEAVDRFDPDYGTKFETYAIQRIRGKIIDELRKLQSKFKTEEGDQIIDNYYTNLSINNQIDDEDGYTLAEVIPGEQLSQSEEVEKNEMKEILLKALKGLNERDRLIISLYYYENLNYQEIAKLMNITISRVSQIHSRILKNLKSKLLVYNE; the protein is encoded by the coding sequence ATGAAATATTTAAATCTCGTTCATTATGTAATCCGGAAAACTCCTCTTTCAAAAAATCAGGTTCTTGATGAGCGTGATTTTTTTCAATATGGAATAGAAGGATTAAGCGAAGCTGTTGACAGATTTGATCCTGATTACGGAACCAAGTTCGAAACTTATGCAATTCAGAGAATCCGCGGAAAAATTATTGATGAGCTTAGAAAACTTCAGAGTAAATTCAAAACCGAAGAAGGTGATCAGATAATTGATAACTACTATACAAATCTTTCAATCAATAATCAGATTGATGATGAAGATGGCTATACACTGGCTGAAGTTATTCCCGGCGAACAATTATCTCAGTCAGAAGAAGTTGAAAAGAATGAAATGAAAGAAATTCTTCTTAAGGCTTTGAAAGGTTTGAATGAAAGAGACCGGCTGATTATTTCACTTTATTACTATGAAAATCTGAACTATCAGGAAATAGCAAAACTGATGAACATAACAATCTCAAGAGTTTCACAAATTCATTCGCGAATACTGAAAAATCTGAAATCAAAATTGTTAGTGTATAATGAATAA
- a CDS encoding MinD/ParA family ATP-binding protein — protein sequence MITGQLKRIFELQSPDSEWNKSKNNICAVVSGKGGTGKTVFSIYLSDLLVNRNRKILLIDLDINLANIHFLLNQTPAKSLNNYFSENETLQNLITEYADNFHIIYGLNSYSIKDFPLKSSLERLIRDIDLLSENYDLVILDLGAGLSEFTLNALKISGIKIIVSYPEATSVMDAYAVIKMYENFDAPSEFQLVMNRCLDKNDGVEGFNKLSKAVQSFLRSSVKLLSTISESNEIRQSVAGQTLLDEANSDSNFISELMVAAEKIDKYIHLTNINQPSKSSSFSPSKNNSKSSIIL from the coding sequence TGGAACAAAAGTAAAAATAATATTTGTGCAGTGGTTTCGGGAAAAGGCGGTACTGGTAAAACCGTTTTCTCAATTTACCTTTCTGACCTTCTTGTGAATAGAAACAGAAAGATACTTCTTATTGATTTGGATATTAATCTTGCCAACATTCATTTCCTGTTAAATCAAACTCCGGCTAAATCATTAAATAATTACTTCAGTGAAAATGAGACATTGCAAAACTTAATAACTGAATATGCAGACAATTTCCACATCATTTATGGATTAAATTCTTATTCGATAAAAGACTTTCCACTTAAATCATCATTAGAGCGACTGATTAGAGATATTGATTTACTAAGTGAGAATTATGATTTGGTTATTCTTGATCTAGGAGCAGGATTAAGTGAATTCACTTTAAATGCTCTTAAGATTTCAGGAATTAAAATTATTGTTTCTTATCCGGAAGCTACTTCTGTAATGGATGCTTATGCGGTAATTAAGATGTATGAAAATTTTGATGCTCCTTCAGAATTCCAGTTGGTGATGAATCGCTGCCTCGATAAAAATGATGGAGTTGAAGGATTTAATAAATTATCAAAAGCAGTTCAAAGTTTTTTAAGAAGCTCTGTTAAGCTCCTTTCAACAATAAGTGAAAGTAATGAAATCAGACAATCAGTTGCCGGGCAAACCCTTTTGGATGAAGCAAACTCAGATAGTAATTTCATCTCTGAATTGATGGTTGCTGCAGAAAAAATTGATAAATATATTCATCTGACTAATATTAACCAGCCATCAAAAAGTTCTTCGTTCAGTCCTTCAAAAAACAATTCAAAAAGCTCAATAATCCTTTAG